Proteins co-encoded in one Ralstonia sp. RRA genomic window:
- a CDS encoding protein-L-isoaspartate(D-aspartate) O-methyltransferase, producing MSEHSRGRRFPLTLDAVVERKPVERQRETRISSGVSAVSRPTPARAASVERVQPASAPAPAPQRVAGVDAAVGAVAASAVQARTAAAHAAAGGMASDRARQALVGRVQAAGVSDKRVLAAIGSVPRHLFVDAGLASQAYEDSALPIGHQQTISKPSVVGRMIELLLRERPARAQSLPLARVLEIGTGCGYQAAVLSQVADEVYSIERIRPLHEKAKANLRPLRVPNIRLHYGDGMLGLPKAAPFDAIILAAAGMEVPQALLDQLAVGGRLIAPVAIDRNSSGSGPAQQLVLIERRSRFQFHSTALEGVFFVPLKSGTV from the coding sequence ATGTCTGAGCATTCGCGCGGCCGGCGCTTTCCTCTGACGCTTGACGCGGTGGTCGAGCGCAAGCCGGTGGAGCGCCAGCGCGAGACGCGCATCTCGTCCGGTGTGAGTGCCGTCTCCCGTCCGACGCCAGCGCGTGCGGCGTCGGTCGAGCGCGTGCAGCCCGCATCGGCACCAGCGCCCGCCCCGCAGCGGGTGGCAGGCGTTGATGCTGCGGTCGGTGCTGTCGCGGCGAGCGCCGTACAAGCACGTACGGCCGCTGCGCATGCGGCAGCCGGCGGTATGGCATCGGATCGCGCGCGCCAGGCATTGGTTGGCCGCGTGCAAGCCGCGGGTGTGAGCGATAAGCGCGTGCTGGCCGCGATTGGCTCGGTGCCACGCCATCTATTCGTGGATGCTGGCTTGGCCTCGCAGGCCTATGAAGATTCCGCGCTGCCAATAGGTCATCAGCAAACGATCTCGAAGCCTTCGGTGGTCGGCCGGATGATCGAGTTGTTGTTGCGCGAGCGTCCCGCGCGTGCGCAAAGCTTGCCGCTTGCGCGCGTGCTCGAAATTGGAACTGGCTGCGGCTATCAGGCCGCCGTGCTATCGCAAGTGGCAGACGAGGTGTATTCGATCGAACGCATCCGCCCGCTGCATGAGAAAGCCAAAGCGAACTTGCGGCCACTCCGCGTGCCAAACATCCGCCTGCATTACGGCGACGGCATGCTGGGGTTGCCGAAAGCAGCACCGTTCGACGCCATCATCCTGGCAGCAGCTGGAATGGAGGTGCCGCAGGCGCTGCTCGACCAGCTTGCCGTTGGCGGTCGCTTGATCGCCCCGGTGGCGATTGACCGCAATAGCAGTGGCTCGGGCCCGGCGCAGCAGTTAGTGCTGATCGAGCGCCGCAGCCGCTTCCAGTTTCACAGTACCGCGCTTGAAGGCGTTTTCTTTGTCCCTTTAAAATCAGGAACTGTTTAG
- the surE gene encoding 5'/3'-nucleotidase SurE translates to MHILIANDDGYLAPGLAALHRALSPLGRVTVVAPEQNHSGASNSLTLQRPLSVFEATDGAQKGFRFVNGTPTDCVHIALTGMIEEKPDLVVSGINQGQNMGEDVLYSGTVAAAIEGYLFGIPSIAFSQVDKGWTHLDAAERVVREVVERYLSDPLEGQMLLNVNIPNLPYNELGGWRATRLGKRHQSQPVIRQANPRGEPIFWVGAAGDAKDASEGTDFHAVAHGFVSLTPLQLDLTDTAQLRTVRRWQTP, encoded by the coding sequence ATGCATATTCTTATCGCCAACGACGACGGATACCTCGCGCCGGGCCTCGCCGCCTTGCACCGCGCGCTCAGCCCATTGGGGCGCGTGACGGTGGTTGCGCCGGAGCAGAACCATAGCGGTGCATCCAACTCGCTCACGCTCCAGCGTCCGCTGTCAGTGTTTGAAGCAACGGATGGTGCCCAGAAGGGTTTCCGCTTCGTCAACGGCACCCCGACGGACTGCGTCCATATCGCTCTGACCGGCATGATCGAGGAGAAGCCTGACCTGGTCGTCTCCGGTATCAACCAGGGTCAGAACATGGGCGAGGACGTGCTGTATTCCGGCACCGTCGCTGCCGCCATCGAGGGGTATCTGTTCGGCATTCCGTCGATCGCGTTTTCGCAGGTCGATAAGGGCTGGACACACCTCGATGCTGCCGAGCGCGTCGTCCGCGAGGTGGTGGAGCGTTACCTGTCCGATCCGCTCGAGGGGCAGATGCTCCTGAATGTGAACATTCCGAATCTGCCGTACAACGAACTCGGCGGCTGGCGTGCCACGCGCTTGGGCAAGCGGCACCAGTCGCAACCGGTGATCCGCCAGGCCAACCCGCGCGGCGAACCGATCTTCTGGGTCGGCGCCGCCGGCGATGCCAAGGACGCTAGTGAGGGCACCGATTTCCATGCGGTCGCGCACGGCTTTGTCTCATTGACACCGCTGCAGCTCGATCTGACCGACACGGCGCAACTGCGCACCGTGCGCCGCTGGCAGACGCCATGA
- a CDS encoding NADPH:quinone oxidoreductase family protein, with product MKAVVCKTWGPPESLVIETLPDLSPGAGEVVIDVKAAGVNFPDVLIIQNKYQFKPELPFTPGSEVAGVVNAVGEGVSHVKAGDHVIAFLGQGAFASQVKASAKVVMPMPPGMAFDTAAAFTLTYGTSHHAVVDRGQLKAGETMLVLGAAGGVGLAAIEIGKAIGARVIAAASSDEKLAVCKDHGADALINYATEDLRERIKELTDGKGPDVIYDPVGGIYAEPAFRSIAWRGRYLVVGFANGEIPKMPLNLALLKGASLVGVFWGEFARREPKANLANMMQMIGWMKEGKIRPHISARYPLEQTTQALLDMAARKVTGKVVIQP from the coding sequence ATGAAAGCCGTCGTCTGCAAGACCTGGGGCCCGCCCGAATCGCTGGTGATTGAAACGCTACCGGACCTCTCGCCGGGCGCTGGTGAAGTCGTCATCGACGTGAAGGCTGCGGGGGTGAACTTTCCCGACGTGCTGATCATCCAGAACAAGTACCAGTTCAAGCCCGAGTTGCCTTTCACGCCGGGCTCGGAAGTGGCGGGCGTGGTCAACGCGGTGGGTGAAGGCGTGTCGCATGTGAAAGCGGGCGACCATGTCATCGCGTTCCTTGGCCAGGGCGCGTTTGCCTCGCAGGTGAAGGCGTCAGCCAAGGTGGTGATGCCGATGCCGCCGGGCATGGCGTTTGATACGGCAGCAGCGTTCACCCTCACCTACGGCACGTCGCACCACGCGGTGGTCGATCGTGGCCAACTGAAGGCGGGCGAAACGATGCTGGTGCTGGGTGCGGCAGGCGGCGTCGGGCTGGCTGCCATCGAAATCGGCAAGGCCATCGGCGCACGCGTCATTGCCGCCGCGTCGAGCGATGAAAAGCTCGCTGTCTGCAAGGACCACGGCGCCGATGCGCTGATCAACTACGCGACCGAAGACCTGCGCGAGCGCATCAAGGAACTGACTGACGGCAAGGGCCCGGACGTGATCTATGACCCGGTCGGCGGCATCTATGCAGAGCCGGCGTTCCGTTCGATCGCCTGGCGCGGCCGCTATCTGGTGGTGGGCTTTGCCAACGGTGAAATCCCCAAGATGCCGCTGAACCTGGCGCTGCTCAAGGGCGCGTCGTTGGTAGGCGTGTTCTGGGGCGAGTTCGCGCGCCGCGAGCCGAAGGCCAATCTGGCCAACATGATGCAAATGATCGGCTGGATGAAAGAAGGCAAGATCCGTCCGCATATTTCAGCGCGCTATCCGCTGGAACAGACCACGCAGGCGCTGCTGGACATGGCGGCACGCAAGGTGACGGGCAAGGTGGTCATCCAACCCTGA
- a CDS encoding alkene reductase, with product MTQQLLSPVQVGRTTLANRVVMAPLTRSRAGQPGDVPTELNVTYYAQRATAGLIVTEATQVSRQGQGYAWTPGMYTDAQEAGWKAVVDAVHAKGGRISQQLWHVGRISNTLLQENGQAPVAPSAIVAKGAQSFVVHPDGTPGNEPTSEPRALATEEIPDVIAQYRQAVLRARRAGFDFVEIHAANGYLLHQFLSTNSNQRTDQYGGSLENRARLILEVVDTAIAEIGADRVGIRLSPHFVAHDIADAEAEASALYLARELTKRGIAYLHIAEPDWAGGPELSGEFRRQLRDAFKGTLIVCGQYSAEEGEQMVASGLADAVAFGRPFIANPDLVARFRAGATLNKPDRNTYYGGQEKGYTDYPTLEEAA from the coding sequence ATGACCCAACAACTGCTGTCGCCCGTCCAGGTCGGTCGCACGACCCTCGCCAACCGCGTCGTTATGGCGCCACTTACGCGCTCGCGGGCCGGCCAGCCCGGCGACGTGCCGACCGAGCTGAACGTGACCTACTACGCGCAGCGCGCGACGGCCGGTCTGATCGTGACGGAAGCCACGCAAGTTTCCCGCCAGGGCCAGGGTTACGCCTGGACGCCGGGCATGTACACCGACGCACAGGAAGCCGGCTGGAAGGCTGTGGTGGATGCCGTGCACGCCAAGGGTGGTCGCATCTCGCAGCAGCTCTGGCATGTGGGCCGCATCTCGAACACGCTGCTGCAAGAAAATGGTCAGGCGCCGGTCGCGCCGTCGGCCATCGTCGCCAAGGGTGCGCAGAGCTTTGTCGTGCACCCTGACGGCACGCCGGGCAACGAGCCCACCAGCGAGCCGCGCGCGCTGGCCACCGAGGAAATCCCGGACGTCATTGCGCAGTACCGTCAGGCCGTACTGCGTGCACGCCGTGCTGGCTTTGATTTCGTCGAGATCCATGCCGCCAACGGTTACCTGCTGCACCAGTTCCTTTCCACCAACAGCAACCAGCGCACTGATCAGTACGGTGGCTCGCTGGAAAACCGTGCGCGCCTGATTCTGGAAGTCGTCGATACGGCCATTGCCGAAATCGGCGCGGATCGCGTTGGCATTCGCCTGTCGCCGCACTTTGTTGCGCACGACATTGCAGATGCCGAAGCCGAGGCCAGCGCGCTGTACCTCGCACGTGAGTTGACCAAGCGCGGTATCGCCTACCTGCACATCGCCGAGCCGGATTGGGCAGGTGGCCCGGAACTGTCTGGCGAGTTCCGCCGCCAATTGCGCGATGCCTTCAAGGGCACGCTGATCGTCTGCGGCCAGTACAGCGCGGAAGAGGGTGAGCAGATGGTGGCTTCGGGTCTGGCCGATGCGGTGGCCTTTGGTCGTCCGTTTATCGCCAACCCGGATCTGGTGGCGCGCTTCCGTGCCGGTGCAACGCTCAACAAGCCGGATCGCAACACCTACTACGGCGGCCAGGAAAAGGGCTACACCGACTATCCGACGCTGGAAGAAGCGGCCTAA
- a CDS encoding TetR/AcrR family transcriptional regulator yields MSKHPEPVTVEGTEARHDTRDRILDAGAELILGRGFSAVGLAEILGRAQVPKGSFYYYFGSKEDFGVAMLERYFQDYDVGVVSLFSDTRLTARERLLRYFTAWIDLHERSACEVTCLAVKLSGEVSDLSEPMRKVLSTGMTRMVDRIASVIEAGVADGSLAPVGDARHLAEGLYAMWMGGALLAKAHRTVEAFRSCVAQTEILLAKPTH; encoded by the coding sequence ATGAGCAAGCACCCCGAACCCGTCACCGTTGAAGGCACCGAAGCCCGGCACGACACCCGCGACCGTATCTTGGACGCCGGTGCCGAGTTGATCCTCGGGCGCGGTTTCTCGGCCGTCGGGTTGGCGGAAATCCTCGGCCGTGCGCAGGTGCCCAAAGGGTCGTTCTATTACTATTTCGGCTCCAAGGAAGACTTTGGCGTTGCCATGCTGGAGCGGTATTTTCAGGACTACGACGTGGGTGTCGTCAGCCTGTTCAGCGACACGCGCCTGACCGCACGCGAACGGCTGCTGCGTTACTTCACTGCCTGGATTGACCTGCACGAGCGCAGCGCATGTGAAGTCACCTGCCTGGCCGTCAAGTTGTCGGGCGAGGTGTCGGACCTGTCGGAACCGATGCGCAAGGTGTTGTCGACGGGGATGACGCGTATGGTGGACCGCATTGCCAGCGTGATCGAGGCGGGTGTCGCCGATGGTTCGCTCGCACCGGTGGGCGACGCACGCCATCTGGCCGAGGGGCTGTACGCCATGTGGATGGGCGGGGCGCTGCTGGCCAAGGCGCACCGGACCGTCGAGGCGTTCCGGAGCTGCGTGGCGCAAACCGAAATCCTCTTGGCCAAGCCAACACATTGA
- a CDS encoding ABC transporter permease — MANRPLSPFTLRAWQLGLLVVTLGVWHFATRSQDVAFFFGEPLIVAQRIWAWFVTEGDIYQHLGVTLAETVLAFVIGTATGLGAGLWLALSPAVSAVLDPYIKAANSMPRVILAPIFGVWFGLGIWSKVALAVTLVFFIVFFNVYQGVKEVSPVVLSNARMLGASQRQLLRFVYLPSATSWVFSSLHTSVGLAFVGAVVGEYLGSARGVGYLILQAEGTFDINTVFAGIVVLTVFALVLDWLVGLVEKRLMRWQPKTGETEKL; from the coding sequence ATGGCTAATCGTCCGCTCTCTCCGTTCACGCTGCGTGCCTGGCAGCTTGGTCTCCTTGTCGTCACGCTGGGTGTCTGGCACTTCGCCACGCGCTCGCAAGACGTCGCATTTTTCTTCGGCGAGCCGCTCATCGTTGCGCAGCGCATCTGGGCATGGTTCGTGACCGAAGGCGATATTTACCAGCACCTTGGGGTGACGCTGGCGGAAACCGTACTGGCCTTCGTCATCGGCACGGCCACTGGCCTGGGTGCCGGGCTGTGGCTGGCACTGAGCCCTGCGGTGTCTGCGGTGCTCGATCCGTACATCAAGGCTGCCAACTCGATGCCGCGCGTGATTCTGGCGCCCATCTTCGGCGTTTGGTTTGGGCTGGGGATCTGGTCGAAGGTTGCGCTGGCGGTCACGCTGGTGTTCTTCATCGTGTTCTTCAACGTCTACCAGGGCGTGAAAGAAGTGAGCCCCGTGGTGCTCTCCAATGCGCGCATGCTGGGGGCCTCGCAGCGACAGCTGTTGCGCTTCGTCTATCTGCCGAGCGCAACGAGCTGGGTGTTCTCGTCGCTGCATACGTCGGTGGGTCTCGCGTTTGTGGGGGCAGTGGTGGGCGAGTACCTGGGCTCTGCGCGCGGCGTCGGTTACCTGATCCTGCAGGCCGAGGGCACGTTCGACATCAACACCGTGTTTGCCGGCATTGTCGTGCTGACAGTGTTTGCACTGGTACTCGATTGGTTGGTCGGTCTGGTGGAAAAGCGCCTGATGCGCTGGCAGCCCAAGACCGGCGAAACCGAAAAGCTCTGA
- a CDS encoding ABC transporter ATP-binding protein, translating into MTTPALSFDQITCTFLSPDKPGQRYTAVQNTTLDIQAGEFVSVVGPTGCGKSTLLNLAAGLLQPSSGQVRVFGEPLVGINRRAGYMFQAEALMPWRSALDNVLAGLEFRGTPDKEARELAMSWLTRVGLAGFEDRYPHQLSGGMRKRVSLAQTLVLDPDIILMDEPFSALDIQTRQLMENEVLDLWAAKRKAVLFITHDLDEAIAMSDRVVVLSAGPGTHPIGEFVIDLPRPRDVAEIRDQAGFVDLHSRIWDVLREEVLKGYAQHRRVA; encoded by the coding sequence ATGACGACGCCCGCGCTTTCGTTCGACCAGATCACCTGTACCTTCCTTTCACCAGACAAACCGGGCCAGCGCTATACGGCTGTGCAGAACACGACGCTGGACATCCAGGCCGGCGAGTTCGTCTCTGTGGTGGGCCCAACCGGCTGTGGAAAATCCACCCTGCTGAACCTGGCGGCGGGGCTGCTGCAGCCATCGTCAGGGCAGGTGCGCGTGTTTGGCGAACCGCTGGTCGGCATCAACCGCCGTGCCGGCTACATGTTTCAGGCTGAAGCATTGATGCCGTGGCGCAGCGCGCTCGATAACGTGCTGGCCGGGCTGGAGTTTCGCGGCACGCCCGACAAGGAAGCGCGCGAACTGGCGATGTCGTGGCTGACGCGCGTGGGTTTGGCCGGGTTTGAAGATCGCTATCCGCATCAACTCTCCGGCGGCATGCGCAAGCGCGTGAGCCTGGCGCAAACGTTGGTGCTCGACCCCGACATCATCCTCATGGACGAGCCGTTTTCTGCGCTCGACATCCAGACGCGCCAGTTGATGGAGAACGAGGTGCTCGACCTCTGGGCTGCCAAGCGCAAGGCCGTGCTGTTCATCACACACGATCTGGACGAGGCCATTGCCATGAGCGACCGCGTGGTCGTGCTGTCGGCCGGCCCCGGCACGCACCCGATTGGCGAATTCGTGATCGACCTGCCGCGCCCGCGCGATGTGGCCGAGATTCGCGATCAGGCTGGCTTTGTCGATTTGCATTCGCGCATCTGGGATGTGCTGCGCGAAGAAGTGCTCAAGGGTTACGCGCAACATCGCCGCGTGGCCTGA
- a CDS encoding ABC transporter substrate-binding protein encodes MGTRGISRWAKWMGAALCATSLLAASPAVLAQGKPEKSKVTIAVGGKALFYYLPLTIAERLGYFKDEGLDVEIVDFAGGAKALQAVVGGSADVVSGAYEHTLVLQAKGQMYQEFVLQGRAPQIVLAVNNKTMANYKSIADLKGKKIGVTAPGSSTNIMVNYVLARAGIKPNEVSIIGVGPSNGAIAAIRAGQIDALANLDPVMSMLTQKNEVRVVSDTRTLADTKAVFGGNMPAGCLYASTAFIQKNPNTTQALTNAMVRALKWLQKAGPSDIVKTVPEAYLLGDRALYLAAWDKVREAISPDGTMPADGPTTALRTLSEFDAEVKGKQIKLDQTFTNTFVQKANAKYH; translated from the coding sequence ATGGGGACACGAGGCATCAGCCGCTGGGCAAAATGGATGGGCGCAGCGCTATGCGCGACGAGCCTGCTGGCAGCCAGCCCCGCCGTGCTGGCGCAGGGCAAGCCTGAGAAGAGCAAGGTGACCATCGCCGTGGGCGGCAAGGCCTTGTTCTACTACCTGCCGCTGACGATTGCCGAGCGCCTGGGCTACTTCAAGGACGAAGGCCTGGATGTTGAGATCGTCGACTTTGCTGGCGGTGCCAAGGCACTGCAGGCCGTGGTTGGCGGCAGCGCTGACGTGGTGAGTGGCGCCTACGAACACACGCTGGTGCTGCAGGCCAAGGGCCAGATGTACCAGGAGTTCGTACTGCAAGGCCGCGCTCCGCAGATCGTGCTGGCGGTCAACAACAAGACGATGGCCAACTATAAGTCGATTGCTGACCTGAAGGGCAAGAAGATCGGCGTGACGGCGCCGGGCTCGTCGACCAACATCATGGTCAACTACGTGCTGGCGCGCGCCGGCATCAAGCCGAACGAGGTGTCGATCATTGGTGTGGGCCCGAGCAACGGTGCCATTGCGGCCATCCGCGCAGGGCAGATCGATGCGCTGGCCAACCTAGACCCGGTCATGTCGATGCTCACGCAGAAGAACGAAGTGCGCGTCGTTTCCGACACCCGCACGCTGGCCGATACCAAGGCCGTCTTCGGCGGCAATATGCCGGCCGGCTGCCTGTATGCGTCCACCGCGTTCATCCAGAAGAACCCCAACACGACGCAGGCGCTGACCAACGCCATGGTGCGCGCGCTGAAGTGGCTGCAGAAGGCAGGCCCGTCGGACATCGTCAAGACCGTGCCGGAAGCCTACCTGCTGGGGGATCGTGCGCTGTATCTGGCTGCGTGGGACAAGGTGCGCGAGGCCATCTCGCCGGACGGCACAATGCCCGCCGACGGCCCGACCACGGCACTGCGTACGCTGTCGGAATTTGATGCGGAAGTGAAGGGCAAGCAGATCAAGCTGGACCAGACCTTCACCAACACCTTCGTGCAAAAGGCCAACGCCAAGTACCACTAA
- a CDS encoding CaiB/BaiF CoA-transferase family protein has translation MSTQVLQNIRVLELGQLIAGPFAAKTLADFGAQVIKIEPPGQGDPLRKWRMLHEGTSVWWEAQSRNKQSVCVDLRVPEGQEVVRKLAAEADVLIENFRPGTMEKWGLSYEALSAINPKLIMLRVSGYGQTGPKRDEPGFAAIAEAMAGLRYLTGEPGRPPARAGLSLGDTIAGLHGALGVLLALYERDARGGKGQVIDVALYESVFNLTESLLPEYSVFGAIRHPAGGALPGIAPSNAYRCAGGEYVLIAANGDNIFRRLMQRMGRPDLADDPGLARNDGRAARVDEIDAAINAWTGALPIAEVLAALQEAEVPSGPIYTIADIAADPHYRARGVIETVRAQSGIDVEMPGVVPKLSGTPGAVQASAPRLGQHTRDVLRSHGLTDAQIDALAAQGVVAEAAG, from the coding sequence ATGTCGACTCAGGTTTTGCAGAACATCCGCGTGCTCGAACTCGGGCAATTGATTGCCGGGCCGTTTGCCGCCAAGACGCTCGCCGATTTTGGCGCGCAGGTCATCAAGATCGAGCCGCCGGGGCAGGGCGATCCGCTGCGCAAATGGCGGATGCTGCATGAAGGCACCTCGGTCTGGTGGGAGGCGCAGTCGCGCAACAAGCAGTCTGTCTGCGTGGATTTGCGTGTGCCCGAGGGCCAGGAGGTGGTGCGCAAGCTGGCCGCCGAGGCCGACGTGCTCATTGAAAATTTCCGCCCCGGCACGATGGAGAAGTGGGGCCTGTCGTACGAGGCACTGTCGGCCATCAACCCAAAGCTCATCATGCTGCGCGTATCGGGCTACGGTCAGACTGGCCCCAAGCGCGACGAGCCGGGCTTTGCAGCGATTGCCGAGGCGATGGCCGGCCTGCGCTACCTGACCGGTGAGCCGGGGCGCCCGCCTGCGCGCGCTGGGCTGTCGCTGGGCGACACGATTGCCGGGTTGCACGGCGCGCTGGGCGTGCTGCTCGCGCTGTATGAACGCGACGCGCGCGGCGGCAAGGGGCAGGTGATCGACGTGGCGTTGTATGAGTCGGTCTTCAACCTGACGGAGAGTCTGCTGCCGGAGTACTCGGTATTCGGCGCCATTCGCCACCCAGCCGGCGGGGCATTGCCGGGCATTGCGCCATCCAATGCCTATCGCTGTGCGGGCGGCGAGTACGTCTTGATCGCCGCGAACGGCGACAACATCTTCCGCCGCCTGATGCAGCGCATGGGCCGGCCAGACCTCGCCGATGATCCAGGCCTTGCGCGCAACGACGGCCGCGCCGCCCGCGTCGACGAGATCGATGCCGCCATCAACGCGTGGACGGGAGCGCTTCCCATTGCAGAGGTTCTGGCTGCGCTGCAAGAGGCCGAGGTGCCCAGCGGGCCGATCTACACCATCGCCGACATTGCTGCCGACCCGCACTATCGCGCGCGGGGTGTCATCGAGACCGTGCGTGCGCAATCGGGCATCGATGTCGAGATGCCGGGCGTGGTACCCAAGCTTTCCGGCACACCCGGTGCGGTACAGGCCAGTGCTCCACGCCTGGGTCAGCACACGCGCGACGTGCTGCGCAGCCACGGCCTGACCGACGCGCAGATCGATGCGCTGGCCGCACAAGGCGTGGTTGCCGAGGCGGCAGGCTAA
- a CDS encoding LysR substrate-binding domain-containing protein, which translates to MNLARFDLVTLGLFVAVARLGSISAGARQSHLAVAAASKRISDLEAAVGAPLLYRHAAGVELTEAGQACFRHAVGILQDVERMAGALSDFAAGTRGLVRVWANTSSITQFLADDLAAFMLANPAIRIALEEQDSGDIVAALRENRADLGIFAAGTPCDGLQSFDYREDDLALVTPRSHPLAGRKQVSFADAVEFDFVSLPPGTSLAAQLLEESQRLGKPLRLRIQVRSFEAVCRMVASGLGVGVLPRIAAQGHVSSLPGAGLALVPLQDEWAHRRLLVGVRDPDALTSSARLLMTHLLGNPAAL; encoded by the coding sequence ATGAACCTTGCCCGCTTTGATCTTGTCACCCTCGGCCTGTTTGTGGCGGTGGCCCGGCTGGGCAGCATTTCTGCTGGGGCGCGGCAATCACACCTGGCCGTAGCCGCGGCAAGCAAGCGGATTTCCGACCTGGAAGCCGCTGTGGGCGCGCCGCTGCTGTATCGCCATGCCGCCGGGGTGGAACTGACCGAGGCTGGCCAAGCGTGCTTTCGCCATGCCGTCGGCATCTTGCAGGACGTCGAGCGCATGGCCGGCGCGCTGTCGGACTTTGCCGCCGGTACGCGCGGGCTGGTGCGCGTGTGGGCCAATACCTCGTCGATCACGCAGTTCCTGGCCGATGACCTGGCTGCCTTCATGCTGGCCAATCCGGCCATCCGCATCGCGCTGGAGGAGCAGGACAGTGGCGATATCGTCGCCGCGCTGCGCGAGAACCGTGCAGACCTCGGCATCTTCGCCGCCGGCACGCCATGCGATGGGTTGCAATCGTTTGACTACCGCGAGGACGATCTCGCCCTTGTCACGCCGCGCAGCCACCCGCTGGCAGGCCGCAAGCAGGTGAGTTTTGCCGATGCGGTGGAGTTCGATTTCGTCAGCCTGCCGCCCGGCACGTCGCTCGCCGCGCAACTGCTGGAAGAGAGCCAGCGCCTTGGCAAGCCGCTGCGCTTGCGCATTCAGGTGCGCAGCTTTGAGGCGGTCTGCCGCATGGTGGCCTCGGGTCTGGGCGTGGGGGTGCTGCCGCGTATTGCCGCACAGGGACACGTGTCGAGCCTGCCGGGCGCGGGCCTCGCATTGGTGCCGCTGCAAGACGAATGGGCGCATCGCCGCCTACTGGTGGGTGTGCGCGATCCTGATGCGCTCACCAGTTCCGCGCGCCTGCTGATGACGCATCTACTCGGCAATCCTGCCGCACTCTGA
- a CDS encoding carbohydrate porin, whose protein sequence is MAFTLTLGLQGIALAADADTPPADIPEPERWNIHGQFTNVTQWHPSFHAPYSGTNSLTPETNNKETADITLYLGVRLWKGAELYANPEIDQGFGLNNTVGLAGFSSGEAYKVGNNTPYRKLPRLFLRQVIDLGGEQQAVESGPNQLAGSHSANNLTITVGKFSVVDIFDTNTYAHDPRGDFLNWSVVDAGAFDYAADAWGYTHGLAVEWTQSWWTLRGGLFALSNVPNSITIDTTWKQYQWVGEFEARQNWFGRPGKVKLLAFASRGKMGGYGDAVNLAQQTGSTPDTGLVRRLAWRPGIAVNLEQEITDDIGVFARASMNDGSKETFEFTDINQSVSAGLSLKGTRWGRPNDTFGAAVVVNGLSGAARQYFAAGGMGVLIGDGALNYGTERIAELYYNWAVVKHLTLGLNYQYVVHPAYNRDRGPVSIVGARIHADF, encoded by the coding sequence ATGGCCTTCACGCTGACGCTGGGCCTGCAGGGCATTGCCCTGGCAGCAGATGCCGATACCCCCCCTGCGGACATCCCCGAGCCGGAACGGTGGAACATTCACGGGCAGTTCACCAACGTGACGCAGTGGCATCCGTCGTTCCACGCGCCGTACAGCGGCACAAACAGCCTGACGCCGGAGACCAACAACAAGGAAACGGCCGACATCACGCTGTATCTTGGCGTGCGTCTATGGAAAGGCGCAGAGCTGTACGCCAACCCCGAAATTGACCAGGGTTTCGGCCTGAACAACACGGTCGGGCTGGCCGGCTTCTCCAGTGGGGAAGCCTACAAGGTCGGCAACAACACCCCGTATCGCAAACTGCCGCGTCTGTTCCTGCGACAAGTCATCGATCTGGGTGGCGAGCAACAGGCGGTAGAGAGTGGGCCCAACCAGCTTGCCGGCAGCCACTCGGCCAACAACCTGACCATCACCGTCGGCAAGTTCTCGGTGGTCGACATCTTCGATACAAACACCTATGCGCACGACCCGCGCGGAGACTTCCTGAACTGGTCGGTCGTCGATGCAGGCGCATTTGACTACGCCGCCGATGCCTGGGGTTACACGCACGGCTTGGCGGTGGAGTGGACGCAATCGTGGTGGACGCTGCGCGGCGGCTTGTTCGCGCTGTCGAACGTGCCCAACAGCATCACCATCGACACCACATGGAAGCAGTACCAGTGGGTGGGTGAATTCGAAGCGCGCCAGAACTGGTTCGGCCGCCCCGGCAAAGTCAAGCTGCTGGCGTTCGCCTCGCGCGGCAAGATGGGCGGCTACGGTGATGCGGTAAACCTAGCCCAACAGACCGGCAGCACACCGGACACCGGTCTCGTGCGGCGACTCGCCTGGCGCCCCGGCATTGCGGTGAACCTGGAGCAAGAGATCACCGATGACATAGGGGTCTTCGCCCGCGCCAGCATGAACGACGGCAGCAAGGAGACGTTCGAATTCACCGACATCAACCAGTCGGTGTCGGCCGGGCTCTCGCTCAAGGGCACGCGTTGGGGACGCCCGAACGACACGTTTGGCGCGGCTGTGGTGGTGAATGGATTGTCAGGCGCGGCACGCCAATACTTTGCGGCGGGCGGCATGGGCGTGCTGATCGGCGACGGCGCGCTGAACTACGGCACCGAGCGCATCGCCGAGCTGTACTACAACTGGGCAGTCGTGAAGCACTTAACGCTGGGCTTGAACTATCAGTACGTCGTCCACCCTGCGTACAACCGGGATCGCGGCCCGGTGTCCATCGTGGGTGCGCGCATCCACGCTGATTTCTAA